A segment of the Symmachiella macrocystis genome:
GTATAAAACGAAATCCCCACCGGCAGAATCACATTCAGCGTGGGCGCGTCAACGGCCAGGCCAAGCCCCTCTAACAACCGTCCGGCGGACTCGGCGAAAAAGTTGTAGTATTTGAAAAACCCCAAGCAGCCCAGATTGGTTATCAAGCTGAGGAGTAAATAGCGACGCCGCACCGTATCGGAGTCCGACCGGCTAATCCGCAGTCCGCAGACATAATCGACAACGGTCGACAAGAACAGCAGCGACAAAAACCGGTAGTCCCACCATCCATAGAAAACGTAACTGGCGACCAACAAGACGTGGTTTTGCCAGCGATGCCGGCACAGAAAGTACAGCGGCAGCACGATGCACAAGAAGACGAAAAAGACCAGAGAATTGAAGATCATTTCGAATCGGTGCCGGGGCCGCTATCGACTCAGTAAACGAACAAATTCGGACAGAAGCTTGCCACAATCACATTCATCATTAGACACCGGCTCGGGAGGTGCAAGCAGGATTGCCTGGAATTGGCCGCGAGCCTTTGAGCGGTTCCGAAAATTCCGTTTATGGCGATGAAACGGCGCATCAGCCGTGCTTGGCGTATTTGACGGCTTGGGTTTGACTTTTCGGTGGTTTCATAGCATGTTTTACACACAATTGGTTTTCTAGGCGAAGCGTTCATGCGCATGGTCGGGACCGTTAGGGCAAATCATCAAGGCACGTTTCCCATGAATTTTGCGGAATTTCACAAGACGCTGCAGGATAAGCCCACCTACGTGATATTAGGAGTTCAGGGATCCGGCACGAATTTGACTGCGCAGATTCTGCGCAAGGTATTCGAAATCTCGGTAGTGCGTGATCGCTCCTTGATCCTCGGCACAGCAGCGTCTTTGGTGGGAAAATCCTCGCCGGACAACCTGAAGAGGGGACGGGACAAAATCTATCAATGCCTGTTTCCTAGTGCGATTCGTAAACGCCTGTTGCCAAGGCAATGGTTTCATCAGGCGGCGAATTATCAAGGAATCCAAGACGTTTTGCACCAAACAGCGATGACCTCACCTGCGGAATTTGCTGATTTTTTCTACGCGTACCACGCTTACGTGGATGACTGCCAGGAAAAAGGAATTAAGAGCGACGATTGTTGGCAGCAATTGGACAAAATCGATCAGGTGATTCCGCATCGTAAAAACATTTTGCTTGTGCGCGATCCACGCGACAATGCCAATTCAATCATGTACAAGGATTTCGGACCGCGGACCGTCTACGCGGCCTCGCGATATGTCAATCATCAGCTGGATCTCTATCTGCGGGAAACGGAAAGTCATCCCGACACATCGCTGACCACGAAATACGAAACGTTGTTAGCCACTCCCCATGAATTCGTGCGTGACTTTGCGGAATTATCGGGACTGGCTATTCCAGCAAATGTCGATGAACGTATCGAACAACTTGGCATCCGTACCAAGAATTTCGACAAGTGGAAGCGTTGGAGTCCTTACGACATCGCCGTATCAGAAGCGATTTTTGGGGACAACCTCACTAAGCTGGGATACGATCCGCATTCGACCGATTCGATACAACTGTCAGCCACCGCAATGGCCCGCCTGAGGGCAATTGACATCGCCAAACGGATTCCCCAGCGATTAAAAAGCATCTGGGAACATAAGGTGCTCGCCAAATAATCCCACTCGCGATTGTCCCTCATTGACGCGAGACTTTCGTCGCATCCTCGGTGTTGAAATCGACTCGCCAACCGCCGACGGTTACGATGTGATCGTGGATCTTCGCTTTGGCCGGCACGAAGCCCGCTGCGC
Coding sequences within it:
- a CDS encoding sulfotransferase — encoded protein: MNFAEFHKTLQDKPTYVILGVQGSGTNLTAQILRKVFEISVVRDRSLILGTAASLVGKSSPDNLKRGRDKIYQCLFPSAIRKRLLPRQWFHQAANYQGIQDVLHQTAMTSPAEFADFFYAYHAYVDDCQEKGIKSDDCWQQLDKIDQVIPHRKNILLVRDPRDNANSIMYKDFGPRTVYAASRYVNHQLDLYLRETESHPDTSLTTKYETLLATPHEFVRDFAELSGLAIPANVDERIEQLGIRTKNFDKWKRWSPYDIAVSEAIFGDNLTKLGYDPHSTDSIQLSATAMARLRAIDIAKRIPQRLKSIWEHKVLAK